The following are encoded in a window of Brevibacillus ruminantium genomic DNA:
- a CDS encoding ATP synthase subunit I has translation MEPIAHAMRKTFRYAFYCLAFAAILLVLLPGYALYWQGLLIGIVGGMINTIILFTKVWRVGQVADNPGYKPGGTGTIQRFLVAGLAGYLTVLFPNLFNLAGVLIGLFLVHGLSSFFVYRSLQ, from the coding sequence ATGGAACCGATTGCACACGCTATGCGAAAAACATTTCGCTATGCATTCTACTGTTTGGCTTTTGCCGCGATACTTCTGGTTCTGTTGCCCGGGTATGCATTGTATTGGCAAGGTTTGCTCATTGGTATTGTCGGAGGGATGATTAATACCATCATCCTTTTCACAAAGGTTTGGCGTGTCGGTCAGGTAGCTGATAATCCAGGATACAAGCCAGGAGGAACGGGTACCATTCAACGTTTTCTGGTCGCCGGATTGGCAGGGTACCTCACTGTGCTGTTTCCAAACCTTTTCAATCTTGCAGGAGTCCTCATCGGCCTGTTTCTGGTCCACGGACTCAGCTCATTTTTTGTATACCGCTCCTTACAATAG
- a CDS encoding AtpZ/AtpI family protein, with the protein MAKFDSPWRAIGFAGLVGVDFAICVVAGVMLGRYVDRLLLTNPWCMMIGLLLGLVIGVYSVYRLIRPYL; encoded by the coding sequence TTGGCAAAATTTGATAGTCCTTGGCGAGCGATTGGTTTTGCAGGCTTGGTAGGAGTTGATTTTGCCATCTGCGTAGTAGCCGGCGTAATGCTTGGCAGGTACGTGGATCGTTTGCTTTTGACAAATCCCTGGTGCATGATGATTGGACTTTTACTAGGGCTTGTTATTGGTGTTTACAGTGTCTATCGATTGATTCGCCCGTACCTCTAG